A genomic window from Acinetobacter chinensis includes:
- a CDS encoding terminase small subunit yields the protein MALTDNMKAFAQAKVQGKSNKDAALAAGYSEKSAGAKGSQLAKNPEVIAYLAALLNQGGEGAAAFESMPLGEAAIQADIKEMESVTNSLEYLRSIYKNSRLDRKVRIEAAKAALPYEFGRVQETGKKEGKKEKAEVASKHGRFATLENQMRS from the coding sequence ATGGCTTTGACTGACAACATGAAGGCATTCGCTCAGGCCAAAGTGCAGGGCAAGTCAAATAAAGATGCGGCTCTGGCTGCAGGCTATTCTGAGAAGTCGGCAGGGGCAAAAGGCAGTCAGCTTGCGAAAAATCCTGAGGTTATTGCCTATCTGGCTGCGCTGTTAAATCAAGGGGGAGAGGGGGCGGCCGCTTTTGAGTCTATGCCTTTGGGTGAAGCTGCAATACAAGCAGACATTAAAGAGATGGAGAGTGTAACAAACTCTTTAGAATATTTGCGATCAATTTACAAGAACTCAAGACTAGACAGAAAGGTTCGAATTGAGGCTGCTAAAGCTGCCTTACCCTACGAATTTGGTAGGGTTCAAGAGACTGGTAAGAAGGAAGGTAAAAAAGAGAAAGCGGAAGTTGCTTCAAAGCACGGCAGATTTGCAA
- a CDS encoding HNH endonuclease, with protein MPKLGKLGSSRLPTLQSNHRTLPKPEPAYGQGRGGRPWRRLKQQVHERDEWECQQCGRITMELQCDHIVNKAQGGTDDLNNLQSLCTECHDRKTQQESKQGMRG; from the coding sequence ATGCCAAAACTTGGAAAACTGGGCAGCAGTCGCCTGCCGACACTGCAGTCCAATCATCGGACATTGCCAAAACCTGAACCGGCTTATGGTCAGGGTCGTGGTGGTAGACCGTGGCGCAGGCTGAAACAGCAGGTCCATGAACGTGATGAATGGGAATGTCAGCAGTGTGGCCGGATCACAATGGAACTTCAGTGTGATCACATCGTAAACAAGGCGCAGGGTGGCACGGATGATCTGAATAACCTGCAGTCGTTATGCACTGAGTGTCATGACAGGAAGACTCAGCAGGAAAGTAAACAGGGGATGCGCGGATGA
- a CDS encoding DUF5906 domain-containing protein, which produces MDDEILKQPEASSKPLSDFNDLHVSEGLEVVREQIEQGISYQLSAFAVSPDPLVLADHLSGQKSNDEIKNNDIKHKDSVFMSHESDFVLDFTPPMNGQPESGEQEMQGVGVVQSDAEKLQNALDRYAVIACSNDAFDYKTKHKFKISSLKHTLSLTFKHWYSHHLRKTIEKEDVEQLLIDAAGFVAPNMSKNCVLLKGETFLYDKSLNRVVGWSAAQLMYPHEYKKWIESPTRCEIDYEKLIFDPTRKIDIDPNYINTFEGYSVKELTDQDQNRLEYAVTRSRCAGILKMIWSLCNGDLDIQRWLLQWLAYPLQNEGQKAHSAVLMASHIQGSGKTTLFEKVMGGIYGKYHRVITSQELESPQFNGWLNNAAFIFGEEIATNATKYNVTPYLNALITAKSVTINEKQRPQKQVPAYFNMAFASNENIPFPLHGEARRWFVIAPASKLDEQLSQQVYSEIANDGLDAFYTYLLSIPLEGFKHDKPPVTDAKRLLINASKRSIEVFIDEWLCGETKYKCVSCRAKQLYESYKEWASSSLEHKYSYRKFTEDLKKIEGITLLEKQRWRWGREEGQSLIISVGEKPEGKTDMDWYGECADEFEKGVPDVLDKRIA; this is translated from the coding sequence ATGGATGATGAAATTTTAAAGCAGCCAGAGGCATCATCAAAGCCACTATCAGACTTTAATGACCTGCATGTGTCTGAGGGCTTAGAAGTCGTGCGGGAGCAGATCGAACAGGGGATTTCATATCAACTTTCGGCTTTTGCTGTTTCCCCAGACCCCCTTGTTTTAGCCGACCACCTTTCGGGGCAAAAGTCAAATGATGAAATTAAAAATAATGATATAAAACATAAAGATAGCGTTTTTATGTCGCATGAATCTGATTTTGTTCTGGATTTTACACCACCGATGAACGGTCAGCCTGAAAGTGGCGAGCAGGAAATGCAGGGGGTCGGGGTTGTTCAGAGTGATGCTGAAAAATTGCAGAACGCTTTGGATAGATATGCTGTGATCGCATGCAGTAATGACGCATTTGACTACAAGACAAAGCATAAATTTAAAATTTCATCGTTGAAACATACGCTCAGTCTGACTTTTAAGCATTGGTATAGTCACCATTTGCGTAAAACAATTGAAAAGGAAGATGTTGAACAGTTGTTGATAGATGCAGCAGGCTTTGTTGCGCCAAATATGAGCAAAAACTGCGTATTGCTTAAAGGTGAAACTTTTCTATATGACAAATCATTAAACAGGGTGGTTGGCTGGTCAGCTGCACAGCTGATGTATCCGCATGAGTATAAAAAGTGGATTGAAAGTCCGACCCGTTGCGAAATTGATTATGAAAAATTGATCTTTGACCCGACCCGTAAGATTGATATTGATCCAAATTACATCAACACATTTGAGGGGTATTCAGTCAAAGAGCTGACGGATCAGGATCAGAACAGACTTGAATATGCAGTTACCCGTTCAAGGTGCGCAGGTATTTTGAAAATGATCTGGTCGCTGTGCAATGGTGATCTTGATATTCAGCGCTGGTTACTCCAGTGGTTGGCATACCCACTGCAAAATGAAGGACAAAAAGCCCACAGTGCCGTGCTTATGGCAAGTCATATCCAGGGTTCAGGTAAAACCACATTATTTGAAAAAGTGATGGGTGGAATTTATGGAAAATACCATCGTGTGATTACATCACAGGAACTGGAAAGCCCTCAGTTCAACGGTTGGTTAAATAATGCTGCTTTTATTTTTGGTGAAGAAATTGCAACAAATGCGACAAAATATAACGTTACGCCTTATCTGAATGCATTGATCACAGCCAAAAGTGTCACGATCAATGAAAAACAACGTCCACAAAAACAGGTCCCGGCGTACTTCAATATGGCATTTGCATCAAATGAGAATATTCCATTTCCACTGCACGGTGAAGCACGTCGATGGTTTGTGATCGCTCCTGCGAGCAAACTGGATGAGCAGCTCAGTCAGCAAGTCTATTCTGAAATTGCAAATGATGGACTGGATGCATTTTATACATATTTGTTAAGTATACCGTTGGAGGGATTTAAGCATGATAAGCCGCCAGTGACTGATGCTAAGCGATTGTTAATTAATGCAAGTAAGCGTTCTATTGAGGTGTTTATTGATGAATGGCTCTGTGGAGAAACCAAGTATAAGTGCGTCAGTTGTAGAGCAAAACAGCTATACGAGTCTTACAAAGAATGGGCTTCATCATCACTTGAACATAAATACTCATATCGAAAATTTACGGAGGATTTAAAGAAAATTGAAGGAATAACATTGCTTGAAAAGCAACGATGGCGATGGGGAAGAGAAGAGGGCCAGTCATTGATTATCTCTGTAGGTGAGAAGCCTGAAGGTAAAACAGACATGGACTGGTACGGTGAGTGTGCTGATGAATTTGAAAAGGGGGTTCCAGATGTTCTTGACAAACGCATCGCTTAA
- a CDS encoding primase-helicase zinc-binding domain-containing protein — MLMALSFDQVRDAAYGHWRDLIFPAFGITVPAKKNQHGPCPICGGKDRFRCDDKQGKGTWICSQCNAGDGFALVEKSRGLNYSDVLKEVGAVLGLSADSKITEADRQKWRETAERLEKEQLLKELKEEQAAAKRAERTWKAKSVDRDCPYAARKQINTHNCKINGKGNLIVPLIDIDGVIWNIQEIHADGFKPYLTGGRVNGCFHIFGEILEPDQIVCIAEGVATSASIFEATGYTTVVAFQSGNIDKVGVAIRSKYPLLRLVYCADDDSATLDAGLKAANKAVAATGGIVILPVFKTVEPF; from the coding sequence ATGCTGATGGCTTTATCGTTTGATCAGGTTCGGGATGCAGCTTATGGGCATTGGAGAGATCTAATTTTTCCAGCATTTGGCATCACTGTTCCGGCTAAAAAAAATCAGCATGGTCCTTGCCCGATCTGTGGTGGTAAAGACCGTTTCAGATGTGATGATAAGCAAGGTAAAGGCACATGGATCTGTAGTCAGTGTAATGCTGGGGATGGTTTTGCATTAGTAGAAAAATCCAGGGGGTTAAATTACTCCGATGTTCTGAAAGAGGTTGGTGCTGTTCTTGGCTTGTCTGCAGACTCAAAAATCACAGAGGCTGATCGCCAGAAATGGAGAGAAACAGCTGAAAGACTTGAGAAAGAACAGTTATTAAAAGAATTAAAAGAAGAGCAGGCGGCTGCAAAAAGAGCAGAACGTACCTGGAAAGCTAAATCAGTTGATCGGGATTGTCCCTATGCAGCACGTAAGCAGATAAATACTCATAATTGCAAAATTAACGGCAAAGGTAACTTGATTGTTCCGTTGATAGATATAGATGGGGTGATTTGGAATATTCAGGAGATACATGCTGATGGATTCAAACCATATTTAACTGGAGGTCGGGTAAATGGGTGTTTTCATATTTTTGGTGAAATATTAGAACCTGATCAGATTGTATGTATTGCAGAAGGGGTTGCAACATCAGCAAGTATATTTGAGGCAACAGGATATACAACTGTCGTTGCATTTCAATCAGGGAATATTGACAAAGTCGGTGTAGCAATTCGGTCAAAATATCCATTATTAAGACTTGTTTACTGTGCTGATGATGATAGTGCAACACTTGATGCCGGTCTGAAAGCTGCGAACAAAGCTGTGGCTGCTACAGGCGGTATTGTGATTTTACCCGTGTTTAAAACAGTGGAGCCATTTTGA
- a CDS encoding phage regulatory CII family protein produces the protein MKAFLSNYAAEHAVLPLEVALYRACKDRHGSKAAIAEIHGFNAMTFSKAVDVNNDQFNLKPEHIEAIVGYTKDIRILESLAAAHGSAVVYEIHGEIDIHDSGFLANIGEVSNRVGELFSTVSDALKDNRIIDVEMATIEKHAMELIGAVVELKKLARLKAEHDAGEC, from the coding sequence ATGAAAGCATTTTTATCAAATTATGCCGCTGAACATGCAGTACTTCCGCTTGAAGTTGCGTTGTACCGGGCATGTAAGGATCGGCACGGATCTAAAGCCGCAATTGCTGAAATACATGGTTTTAACGCTATGACTTTCAGTAAAGCTGTTGATGTAAATAACGATCAGTTCAATTTAAAACCTGAGCATATTGAGGCGATAGTCGGTTACACAAAAGATATTCGGATCTTGGAAAGTCTGGCAGCTGCGCATGGTTCAGCAGTGGTGTATGAAATTCATGGCGAAATCGACATTCATGATTCAGGCTTTCTTGCAAACATCGGTGAGGTGTCAAATCGTGTCGGTGAGCTGTTTTCAACAGTCAGTGATGCGCTGAAAGACAATCGCATTATTGATGTTGAAATGGCCACAATTGAGAAACATGCGATGGAGCTGATTGGTGCAGTTGTTGAGCTTAAAAAGCTGGCACGTTTGAAGGCTGAACATGATGCAGGAGAATGCTGA
- a CDS encoding Cro/CI family transcriptional regulator, giving the protein MTRNEAIELLNCSLAELATLLGISTAAIAQWNPESIPKLREYEIRDIHKLLTEAHDQNVSHEQAESNV; this is encoded by the coding sequence ATGACTCGAAATGAGGCGATTGAATTATTGAATTGCTCTTTAGCGGAATTGGCAACTTTACTGGGTATTTCTACAGCTGCTATTGCTCAGTGGAACCCTGAGAGCATTCCTAAACTACGTGAATATGAAATTCGTGATATCCACAAACTTTTAACTGAAGCTCATGATCAGAATGTAAGTCATGAGCAAGCTGAAAGTAATGTCTAA
- a CDS encoding LexA family protein has protein sequence MNTKDITEIQEPETIGSRIKDLRKKAKLTQKELAQMLGVSDAAVLYWEKDINTPKLEYLNIMAPALMTTIDFIMYGKTDTSDSVVDYRPVARMLPVLTYVQAGTFTDVRSISPHEIDEWLPAPPNAGKNSFYMIIQGISNAPHFSDGDYICIDPDVPLESVQTGEMIVVSCDGAATFKALVREFNQLYLKALNPDFQPNIIPLTEGAEYKGKYKGKFTPSQKFL, from the coding sequence ATGAACACCAAAGACATTACAGAGATTCAAGAACCGGAAACAATCGGTAGCCGAATAAAAGATCTCAGGAAGAAAGCAAAGTTGACGCAAAAAGAACTTGCTCAGATGTTGGGTGTTTCTGATGCTGCTGTTTTATATTGGGAAAAAGATATTAATACACCCAAACTGGAGTATTTAAATATCATGGCTCCCGCATTAATGACTACCATTGATTTTATAATGTATGGTAAAACAGATACTTCAGACTCAGTCGTAGACTACAGACCTGTAGCAAGGATGCTTCCAGTTTTGACATACGTACAAGCAGGTACATTTACAGATGTGCGAAGTATTTCCCCCCATGAAATTGATGAATGGCTTCCTGCACCACCCAATGCTGGAAAAAATAGTTTTTATATGATCATTCAAGGGATCAGTAATGCTCCTCACTTTAGTGATGGTGACTATATCTGCATAGATCCAGATGTTCCACTTGAGTCAGTACAGACAGGTGAAATGATTGTTGTGAGCTGTGATGGGGCTGCAACTTTTAAAGCTTTAGTTCGTGAGTTCAATCAATTATACCTTAAAGCATTAAATCCTGATTTTCAGCCAAATATCATCCCGCTGACTGAAGGTGCCGAATATAAAGGAAAATACAAAGGCAAATTTACACCGAGCCAAAAGTTCCTCTAA
- a CDS encoding helix-turn-helix domain-containing protein: MVLTIQQTCKLLDIGRTTVYRMFDRGELERIEFGRSVRVKLPEKLSRAYAEQIKALMN; this comes from the coding sequence ATGGTTTTAACAATACAACAAACATGCAAACTCCTCGACATTGGACGCACAACTGTTTACAGAATGTTTGATCGCGGTGAATTGGAACGAATCGAATTTGGGCGTTCTGTACGCGTCAAATTACCCGAAAAGCTTTCACGAGCATATGCAGAACAAATCAAAGCCCTTATGAATTAA
- a CDS encoding tyrosine-type recombinase/integrase: protein MARTVVSLTDTRIKSEITKHKKALDKIQKLSDGGGLFLLLDKKGGTYWRFDYYKPITKKRTTIGIGIYPAMSLAEARKHREEYRELLSQGIDPFTHKQLIEEQARFAMNNTFEAVAREFMQTEKVADSTRHRNEFVYQYLFDAIGKKPIHEITARHLLDVCQIYEKQGKTETARRMRSKAGQVFRYGLVLGLCDRNVALDIQGLLQPHRATHHAAVTDPKLLGELLVAIDQYTNRGSIVMSYALRILPHVFVRPGELRAAKWVDVDLENMTWAYTPAKTENALGTQLIVPLSVQVKKLFEELKMITGNNEYCFANYWGKTRLLSDSSINKALKNLGWENGETTGHGFRATARTLLDEVLKYPIERIEQQLGHQVRDMHGRAYNRTKYLDERRAMMQSWSDYLESLKEKALNS from the coding sequence ATGGCCAGAACTGTCGTAAGTCTCACTGATACCAGGATTAAATCCGAAATTACAAAGCACAAAAAAGCATTGGATAAGATTCAAAAATTATCTGATGGTGGTGGATTATTTCTGCTTTTAGATAAAAAAGGCGGGACGTATTGGCGTTTTGATTATTATAAGCCGATTACAAAAAAAAGAACCACAATTGGCATTGGCATCTATCCAGCAATGTCTTTGGCTGAAGCAAGAAAGCATCGTGAAGAATATCGTGAATTGCTTTCACAGGGCATAGATCCATTTACTCATAAGCAGCTAATAGAAGAGCAAGCCCGCTTTGCGATGAATAATACATTTGAGGCAGTAGCTCGGGAGTTCATGCAAACAGAAAAAGTTGCTGATTCTACTCGACATCGAAATGAGTTCGTATATCAGTATTTATTTGACGCAATTGGTAAAAAACCAATTCATGAAATAACAGCTCGTCATTTATTGGATGTTTGCCAAATTTATGAAAAGCAGGGTAAGACTGAAACCGCAAGACGTATGCGTTCAAAAGCAGGACAGGTTTTTAGATATGGTTTAGTGCTTGGCCTGTGTGACAGAAATGTAGCATTAGATATACAAGGTTTATTGCAACCTCATCGTGCAACTCATCATGCTGCGGTGACTGACCCTAAATTATTGGGTGAACTGCTGGTTGCAATAGATCAGTACACAAACCGTGGTTCTATTGTCATGTCTTATGCTTTAAGAATCCTGCCACATGTTTTTGTACGCCCTGGGGAGTTGCGGGCAGCGAAATGGGTGGACGTGGATCTCGAAAATATGACATGGGCATATACGCCCGCAAAAACTGAAAATGCTTTGGGCACACAATTAATTGTGCCGCTGTCAGTTCAGGTGAAAAAGCTTTTTGAAGAACTCAAAATGATTACCGGGAACAATGAATATTGTTTTGCAAATTATTGGGGTAAAACACGTCTATTATCCGATAGCTCAATCAATAAAGCGCTTAAAAATTTGGGCTGGGAAAATGGGGAAACAACAGGGCATGGCTTTCGTGCAACTGCCCGGACTTTGCTGGATGAAGTTTTAAAGTACCCGATTGAGCGAATTGAGCAGCAGCTTGGCCACCAGGTCCGTGATATGCATGGGCGAGCATATAATAGAACAAAGTATTTAGATGAACGTCGTGCAATGATGCAATCCTGGTCTGATTACCTGGAAAGCTTAAAAGAAAAAGCCCTTAATTCATAA
- a CDS encoding ABC transporter ATP-binding protein produces MTDALTLKDLSKTYRNGFQALKGINLNVPEGEFYALLGPNGAGKSTTISIISSLTKKTSGSVEIFGHNLDTHPSDAKQCLGVVPQEFNFGQFEKTFDILVTQAGYYGIPKKIAEQRAEHYLEKLGLWEKRNTQGRMLSGGMKRRLMIARAMMHEPKLLILDEPTAGVDIELRRSMWDFLTEMNENGTSIILTTHYLEEAEMLCRQIAIIDRGVIKEDTSMKAFLNQLSEESFIFDLENPVEPLNIEIIGLKFNLIDPVTLEVTMDKAHALNDLFQLLEAQGIRVRSMRNKSNRLEELFVKMVEKNLEEKAQ; encoded by the coding sequence ATGACTGATGCATTGACGTTAAAGGATTTATCCAAAACCTATAGAAATGGTTTTCAGGCACTTAAAGGCATTAATTTAAATGTTCCTGAAGGCGAATTTTATGCCCTGCTCGGTCCAAATGGCGCAGGTAAATCCACCACAATCAGTATCATCAGTTCATTGACTAAAAAAACTTCCGGTTCTGTTGAAATTTTTGGGCACAATCTGGACACGCATCCATCAGATGCAAAACAGTGTCTGGGTGTCGTTCCTCAGGAATTCAACTTTGGTCAGTTTGAAAAAACCTTTGATATCTTGGTGACTCAGGCAGGTTATTACGGCATTCCTAAAAAGATCGCTGAGCAACGTGCAGAGCACTACTTAGAAAAACTGGGACTCTGGGAGAAACGTAATACTCAGGGACGCATGCTGTCTGGTGGTATGAAACGCCGTCTGATGATTGCCCGAGCAATGATGCATGAACCTAAATTACTTATTCTGGATGAACCTACTGCCGGAGTGGATATTGAGCTGCGTCGTTCAATGTGGGACTTCCTGACTGAAATGAATGAAAATGGGACATCCATTATTCTGACCACGCATTATCTGGAAGAAGCTGAAATGCTGTGTCGTCAGATTGCAATTATCGATCGGGGTGTAATTAAAGAAGATACCTCCATGAAAGCCTTTCTGAATCAGCTCAGTGAAGAATCTTTTATTTTTGATCTGGAAAATCCTGTTGAACCGCTCAATATCGAAATCATCGGCTTAAAATTCAATCTGATTGATCCTGTGACTTTAGAAGTGACTATGGATAAAGCGCATGCTTTAAACGATTTATTCCAGCTTTTAGAAGCTCAGGGGATCCGTGTCCGCAGCATGCGTAACAAATCCAACCGTCTTGAAGAACTGTTTGTAAAAATGGTCGAAAAAAATCTTGAGGAGAAAGCGCAATGA
- a CDS encoding ABC transporter permease — MNFTQMRVALYTLVIKEIRRFMRIWPQTLLPPAITMSLYFVIFGNLVGSRIGQMGGFSYMQFIVPGLIMMAVITNSYANVSSSFFSAKFQKSIEELIMSPVPLHMILWGYVIGGVCRGVLVGLIVTVMSLFFTDLAIHNIFVTIYTVIITSLLFSLGGFINAVYAKSFDDISIIPTFVLTPLTYLGGVFYSISALSPFWQNLSLINPIVYMVNAFRFGILGHSDFNVALSLTIVTLCCGVLYGIAYYLLSRGSGMRE, encoded by the coding sequence ATGAATTTCACCCAGATGAGAGTTGCGCTGTATACGCTCGTAATTAAAGAAATTCGCCGTTTTATGCGCATCTGGCCGCAGACTCTGCTTCCACCTGCCATCACCATGAGCCTGTATTTTGTGATTTTTGGCAATCTGGTTGGATCACGTATCGGTCAGATGGGTGGTTTCAGCTACATGCAGTTCATTGTGCCTGGTCTGATCATGATGGCAGTCATTACCAACAGTTATGCCAACGTATCTTCCAGCTTCTTCAGTGCCAAGTTTCAGAAAAGTATTGAAGAACTGATCATGAGCCCTGTTCCTTTGCATATGATCCTATGGGGCTATGTGATTGGCGGTGTCTGCCGTGGTGTTCTGGTGGGTCTGATTGTTACTGTGATGAGCCTGTTTTTTACAGATCTTGCGATTCATAATATATTCGTAACTATATATACAGTAATTATTACCTCTTTACTGTTTTCCCTGGGTGGTTTCATCAATGCAGTCTATGCAAAATCATTTGATGATATTTCCATTATCCCTACATTTGTACTGACTCCACTGACTTATTTAGGCGGTGTGTTTTACTCGATCAGTGCTTTAAGCCCATTTTGGCAAAATCTCTCTTTAATCAACCCGATTGTATATATGGTCAATGCTTTCCGTTTTGGAATCCTCGGTCATAGCGATTTCAATGTTGCGCTGTCTCTGACTATCGTAACTTTATGCTGTGGCGTACTTTATGGTATTGCTTACTATCTACTCTCCCGCGGTTCAGGAATGCGTGAATAA
- the queF gene encoding NADPH-dependent 7-cyano-7-deazaguanine reductase QueF (Catalyzes the NADPH-dependent reduction of 7-cyano-7-deazaguanine (preQ0) to 7-aminomethyl-7-deazaguanine (preQ1) in queuosine biosynthesis): protein MSVELSLLGKETEYPTTYSPEVLFPISRAEAREKYAQVEGIYQGKDWWHVFEISWLNSKGIPQVAIGRIELPASSPKLIESKSLKLYFNSMNFTQFDSRQAFIDTVEKDLSAAAEAPVTLYLFGVDDVETAQPEGFCIDCEEPDRLVNHPDASLLQLDETENAAQDTEIQLYSHLLRSNCPVTGQPDWGTVFIRYQGKKPCYRSLLAYIISYRQHNGFHEQCVEQIFADIWQTLQPEKLMVYATYTRRGGLDINPCRVSDLTWMPRPIRLARQ from the coding sequence ATGTCTGTCGAACTCTCTTTATTAGGTAAAGAAACCGAATACCCAACTACTTACAGCCCTGAAGTTCTTTTTCCGATCTCACGTGCAGAAGCCCGTGAGAAATATGCCCAAGTTGAGGGCATCTATCAGGGAAAAGACTGGTGGCATGTTTTTGAGATTTCATGGCTGAACTCAAAAGGTATTCCTCAGGTGGCGATCGGACGTATCGAACTGCCGGCATCCTCTCCAAAACTGATCGAATCCAAGTCGCTCAAGCTGTACTTTAACAGCATGAACTTTACGCAGTTCGATTCCAGACAGGCTTTTATAGATACGGTGGAAAAAGACCTTTCAGCGGCAGCTGAAGCACCTGTCACACTTTATTTATTTGGTGTTGATGATGTTGAAACTGCTCAACCTGAAGGATTCTGTATAGACTGCGAAGAACCTGACCGCCTGGTCAATCATCCTGATGCGTCACTTTTACAGTTGGACGAAACAGAAAATGCAGCACAAGATACTGAAATACAACTATATTCCCACTTACTCAGAAGCAACTGTCCTGTGACCGGTCAGCCTGACTGGGGAACTGTTTTTATTCGTTACCAGGGTAAAAAACCTTGTTATCGCAGTCTTTTAGCCTATATTATTTCATATCGTCAGCATAATGGTTTCCATGAACAATGTGTGGAGCAGATCTTTGCCGATATCTGGCAAACACTGCAACCTGAAAAGCTGATGGTTTATGCGACTTATACACGCCGTGGTGGACTGGATATCAACCCTTGCCGTGTATCTGATTTAACATGGATGCCTCGCCCAATCCGATTAGCGCGACAATAA
- the mltB gene encoding lytic murein transglycosylase B, whose translation MLNTDLYKKLKRISLLISAFTVTSFCQANDFQNHPGYAGFKQKTMQTYGLSAEQVDWAMNGSKNIPNIISIMNRPGESKPWYEYKTNFMAESTIQRGVRFKNQYADVLNRAEQQFGVPQSIILGILGVETGFGANKGNFVTRDALATLGFGYERRAQYFQDELAALIAWTYKDGVPVNSVSGSYAGAIGYPQFMPSNITKFGVDYDNNGHIDLRNSAVDAIGSIANYLAGYGWQRNQPIGFAARYTGSDPSTVIAKDLELPTPYGVLKNQGISPVNPVVQIDDLDMVNVIQLQENYGAAYYITYPNFQVITTYNKSRMYATAVWQLGTEIAGR comes from the coding sequence ATGCTGAACACCGATTTATATAAAAAACTGAAACGTATTTCATTATTGATTAGCGCATTTACTGTGACCAGTTTCTGCCAGGCAAACGATTTCCAGAATCACCCGGGTTATGCCGGTTTTAAACAGAAAACCATGCAGACTTATGGGCTGAGTGCTGAACAGGTGGACTGGGCAATGAATGGTTCTAAAAACATCCCAAATATCATCAGCATTATGAACCGCCCTGGTGAAAGTAAGCCCTGGTATGAGTATAAAACCAACTTTATGGCTGAAAGCACCATACAGCGCGGTGTCAGATTCAAAAACCAGTATGCCGATGTGCTGAACCGTGCTGAACAGCAATTTGGTGTACCACAATCCATCATTCTGGGGATTCTGGGCGTGGAAACAGGTTTCGGAGCAAATAAGGGTAATTTCGTGACCCGTGATGCCCTCGCAACACTGGGATTCGGTTACGAGCGCCGTGCGCAGTATTTCCAGGACGAACTTGCTGCCCTGATTGCATGGACATATAAAGATGGTGTTCCTGTAAATTCTGTCAGTGGTTCTTATGCAGGTGCGATTGGCTACCCTCAGTTCATGCCCAGCAATATCACAAAGTTCGGTGTGGATTATGATAACAATGGTCATATTGATCTGAGGAACTCTGCTGTAGATGCCATTGGATCTATTGCCAACTATCTTGCAGGATATGGCTGGCAACGCAATCAACCTATTGGTTTTGCAGCCCGTTACACAGGTTCTGACCCATCAACAGTGATTGCAAAAGATCTTGAACTGCCAACACCTTATGGTGTGCTCAAAAACCAGGGCATTTCCCCAGTTAATCCTGTTGTTCAAATTGATGATCTGGATATGGTGAATGTCATTCAGCTACAGGAAAATTATGGTGCTGCTTATTACATCACTTACCCTAATTTTCAAGTGATTACGACGTATAACAAGAGTAGAATGTATGCCACAGCAGTGTGGCAGTTAGGCACTGAAATAGCTGGTCGATAA